The genome window GCCTGCAGCGCCTAGCGGAACGGTCGGGGGCCTTCGTATGCGTGTTTACGCCGCAGGCGATGATCCCGAGCGCTCAGGTTCGGGTGCGTTTGGATGGGCGGTTGTGTATCGGAAATATGGATATGAGTGTGCGGGAGCTGGGTTGTGAGTTGGAGTTCGAGGTTTTGCGCAAGCGGACGCGGGAACGGGGCGGGTTTGCTCAGTTGGTGAGAAGGGCTGTGGGATGAAGCTTTTCTATTTGTGTGTTTTGAATTTGGATACGAGGAGGATGCAAGGTGTTCGCTGTATTGCAGATTCCTAGGCTGGCCTTGCAATCGGTTTTGAGAGGGGACGTGGATCGGGTTGCTGGGAGTCGCGGCGCGAGGCCGCTTCCTACGGATCGGGTTGTGGGATCGCGACCAAGGTCGCTCCTACCTGTTGTGGTGGTGGATGCGGAGGCGCGGAAGCCGGTAGTGCTAGAGGCGACGGCGGAGGCGGAGCGGGAGGGCGTGCATGCGGGGCTTTCGGTGCCGCAGGCTTTGGCCCGTTGTCCGGAGCTGGTGGTGCGGCATCGCTCGCGGCAGGCGGAAGCCTCGCTGGAGGAGCTGTTGTTTGCCTTGGCCTATTCTTTGTCGCCGCGGGTGGAACGGGATGGCGCGGGGGAAGTGCTGGTGGACCTGAAGGGGGCAAAGCTGGAGGAGGCGCTGCAGCGTTGCGGGCAGATCGTGGCGGAGCTGTCGGCAATGGGCATTTGCGTGGGGATTGGCGTGGCGGAGAGTTGCGTGGTGGCGGCGTTGGCGGCGAAGTCCTTCGACTGGGCTCAGGATGCCCTTGCGGGCAGAGTGTTGTTGGTGGGAGGGGAGAATCGCGTGACGAGCACGCTCCTACAGAAAGACAAATCGCCCGCGGAGCGGCCGATCCACTATGTGGGCTTGGCGGAGTTTGTGGAGGGTTTGCCGATTGGGGATGTGCCGTTTGGAGCGGATCCCGCGTCGCGGGCTCGATTGTTGGATGTATTGAGCAAGTGGGGGGTGCGTACGGTGTCGGCTTTTGCGAAGTTGAAGCGGGCGGCGGTGGGGGCGCGGCTGGGCGTGGAGGGGCTGCGGCTTTGGGATCGGGTGACGGGCAAGGAACAGCGGGTGGTGGCGGTGGCGGAGCTGCCGGCGGAGTTTGAGGAGTCGTGGGAATTTGAATACGACGTGGATTCGGTGGATCCGCTTTTGTTTTTGCTGAGGCGCTTTTTGGACACGCTGTGCCTGCGGATGCGGGTGGCTCACAAGGTGGCGGCCTTTGCTCGGGTGGAGCTGGGCTTGGCGTATGGGGAGCCGCTCGTGGTGGAGCAGAAGTTGCCGGAGGCCACGGCGGACGAGGGGGCTTTGTTTTCGCTGCTGGCGGCTCGGCTGGAGGAGGTGGAGACGGATTCGCCGGTGGCGAGGATTTCTCTTTGGCTGGAGGTTGTTGACTTCAAGCAGCGGCAGTTGGGCTTGTTCGAGAGTAGCTTGAAGAATCCGTATCGCTTCACGCAGACCTTGTCTCGGGTGGCGGGGATCGTGGGTGAGGATCGAGTGGGGCGTCCGGTGTTGGAAGAGGATGGACGTCCGGATGGGGTGAGGATGGAGGAGCTGCCGGCTGCGGTGCCGCCGGTGGGCGAGCTGGATTTGGGGCGGATGTTTGGCATGCCGCTGCGGCGGTATCGGCCGGGCTTGGCGGCGTCGGTGGAGTTCCAGGGGCGTCAGCCGATTTGGATACAGTGCGAAACGGTTTCCGGCTTCGTGAAGGCGGTGCGTGGCCCGTGGCTGAATTCGGGGCATTGGTGGGAAGAAACGGGGAGCTGGAACTGCGTGGAGTGGGATGTGGAGCTGAATAAGGGGGGCGTGTATCGGATTTGCAAGGACGCGGATGGGTGGAAGGTGGAGGGGAATTATTAAAACTCTTCTTCTGCTTCTTCATCTTAATCTCCTTCTAAAATGGAACGGAAGAGATGGGAAGCGAGTAGGAGAGGGTTGTGGAGATGAAGATTAAGATGAAGAAGGAGAAGAAGATTGGGTAGTTATGTTGAGTTGCATGGGCGGTCGGCGTTTTCGTTTTTGCGGGGGGCGTCGCAGCCGGACGAGTTGGCGGAGGCTTGCGCGGATCGGGGCGTGGGGGCGATGGCTCTTTGCGATCGGGGCGGCGTTTATGGTTCGGCTCGCTTTCATACGGCGTGCCGCGAGTTGGGACTGAAGGGGATCGTGGGCTGCGAGCTGCCGATGGCGGATGGTACGGCGCTGCCGGTTATCGTTAAGTCGCGGGTGGGGTATCAGAATCTTTGTCGTTTGCTGACGGATACGCACTTGGGTTTGGGGGATGATCGGGGTGGTGGTTTCGCGACCAAGGTCGCTCCTACGGATCGGGTTGGACTATCGCGGCACAAGGCCGCTTCCCACAAGGAGTTGAAGAAGGGGGAGGGGCGTGTGGCTTGGGAGGACTTGGCGGGGCGGGTCGAGGGGCTGTTGGCTTTGACGGGGGACGAGGAGGGGGTGTTGCGTCCGTATTGGGAGCGTGGTGACAAGGATGGGATGCGGGAGCGGGTGAGTTCTTTGCGGGATGTGTTTGGCGAGGGAAATGTTTTTGTGGAGTTGCAGCGGCGGCATGAGAGGGGCGAGGAGCGACTGGTGTCGGGGCTACGTGACTTGGCGGCGGCGGAGGGCTTGCCGCTGGTGGCGACGAATGGGGTGAGCTATGCGCGGCCGCAGGGACGGGCTTTGATGGATGTGTTTACCTGTTTGCGGGAGAAGGTGAAGTTGGACGAGGCAGGGGGCTTGTTGAGCCGGAACGGGCAGCGGTTCGTGAAGGCTCCGGAGGCGATGCGTTATCTGTTTCGCGATATTCCGGAGGCGGTGGAGAATACCTTGCGCATTGCGGAGCGGGTGGAATTTGGCTTGGAGAATTTGGGCTATCAGTTTCCGAGCTATGAGGTGCCGCGTGGTGAGTCGATGGATACGTTTTTGCGCAAGGTGGTGTTTGCGGGGGCGCGGAAGCGGTTTCGCGGGGAGCCGAACGAGAAGACGCGGCGGCAGATGGAGCATGAGTTGGCGGTGATCGCGAAGCTGGGGTTTTCGGGCTATTTTTTGATCGTTTGGGATTTGGTGAACTTTTGTCGGG of Pelagicoccus enzymogenes contains these proteins:
- a CDS encoding DNA polymerase Y family protein; amino-acid sequence: MGSRPRSLLPVVVVDAEARKPVVLEATAEAEREGVHAGLSVPQALARCPELVVRHRSRQAEASLEELLFALAYSLSPRVERDGAGEVLVDLKGAKLEEALQRCGQIVAELSAMGICVGIGVAESCVVAALAAKSFDWAQDALAGRVLLVGGENRVTSTLLQKDKSPAERPIHYVGLAEFVEGLPIGDVPFGADPASRARLLDVLSKWGVRTVSAFAKLKRAAVGARLGVEGLRLWDRVTGKEQRVVAVAELPAEFEESWEFEYDVDSVDPLLFLLRRFLDTLCLRMRVAHKVAAFARVELGLAYGEPLVVEQKLPEATADEGALFSLLAARLEEVETDSPVARISLWLEVVDFKQRQLGLFESSLKNPYRFTQTLSRVAGIVGEDRVGRPVLEEDGRPDGVRMEELPAAVPPVGELDLGRMFGMPLRRYRPGLAASVEFQGRQPIWIQCETVSGFVKAVRGPWLNSGHWWEETGSWNCVEWDVELNKGGVYRICKDADGWKVEGNY